A genomic window from Fusarium oxysporum Fo47 chromosome X, complete sequence includes:
- a CDS encoding thioredoxin-like protein: MSSAFVQRPAPDFSATTLFPGGEFRDIKLSDFKGQWVVLLFYPMDFTFVCPTEIIQYNNALDRFREINTTVLGVSTDSHFTHLAWVEKPRKQGGLGPDLELPLVADKSTKISRSYGVLIEDEGIALRGLFIIDPKGVLRQITVNDLPVGRDVEETIRLVKAFQFTDEYGEVCPAGWQEGGKTMKADPKGSLEYFSEQGENGAKA; the protein is encoded by the exons atgtcttcagCCTTTGTTCAGCGCCCTGCTCCCGACTTCTCGGCTACTACCCTCTTCCCTGGAGGCGAGTTCAGAGACATCAAGCTCTCTGACTTCAAGGGACAATG GgtcgttcttctcttctaccCCATGGACTTCACCTTTGTCTGCCCTACCGAGATCATCCAGTACAACAACGCCCTCGACCGCTTCCGCGAGATCAACACCACCGTCCTCGGCGTTTCCACCGACTCCCACTTCACCCACCTTGCGTGGGTTGAGAAGCCCCGCAAGCAGGGCGGTCTGGGCCCCGACCTGGAGCTCCCTCTCGTCGCCGACAAGTCCACCAAGATCTCGCGCAGCTACGGCGTCCTCATCGAGGACGAGGGCATCGCGCTCCGcggcctcttcatcatcgaccCCAAGGGTGTTCTCCGCCAGATCACCGTCAACGACCTCCCCGTCGGCCGCGACGTCGAGGAGACGATCCGCCTCGTCAAGGCCTTCCAGTTCACCGACGAGTACGGCGAGGTGTGCCCTGCCGGATGGCAGGAGGGTGGAAAGACCATGAAGGCTGATCCCAAGGGAAGCCTGGAGTACTTTTCGGAGCAGGGAGAGAATG GAGCTAAGGCATAG
- a CDS encoding pyridoxal phosphate-dependent transferase, giving the protein MGSLYHNDELEAVCSALQSITQRLASTTQDVQNDPIIKVAQPSDVPYLQKIGTPGQAHSIDQVLQEAFTAFDHRMRVNHPRFMGFIPSPTSPVAWLGDIVASAFNALGASKLQASGPVVIEKTLIEWLAGRVGFPASAGGICVSGGSMANLMGIVLARDRFVPHGETGKAVAYLSDQTHYSVAKAMRMLGFDKEQIRRLPADEDFRLDPALLAQTIQEDRKAGLIPFLVVGTCGTTNTGAIDPLPKIAEICKREQIWLHVDGAYGASATLSATRHETVDGLKYADSMSWDAHKWLFQTYSCGLLLVKDKANLVRSFANEGDYLRDGVAIEDEDIPNFWNYSMELTRPASRAMKLWFTLRVIGVERIGEMIDHGFDLAERAEEELRKLPDWEIVSSASLGVITFRYAPEGLAEDELETINTGISKSLISSNKAGILTTKVRGKVALRVCALSPQLALDDMSDIIHEANLLATKSTKNGNGLKH; this is encoded by the coding sequence ATGGGTTCTCTTTATCACAACGACGAGCTTGAAGCAGTATGCTCAGCTCTCCAATCCATAACCCAACGCTTAGCATCAACAACTCAAGATGTTCAAAATGACCCCATCATCAAAGTCGCACAACCCTCAGACGTTCCCTACCTCCAAAAGATAGGAACACCAGGTCAAGCGCACTCAATCGACCAAGTCCTCCAAGAAGCCTTCACTGCATTCGACCATCGCATGCGCGTCAACCATCCTCGCTTCATGGGCTTCATCCCCTCTCCTACATCGCCCGTCGCTTGGCTAGGCGACATAGTAGCCAGTGCGTTCAATGCACTCGGTGCTTCGAAGCTTCAAGCCTCAGGACCTGTTGTTATTGAGAAGACGTTGATTGAGTGGTTGGCAGGGAGGGTTGGGTTTCCCGCGAGTGCAGGCGGGATTTGTGTCTCGGGTGGTTCAATGGCGAATTTGATGGGGATTGTGCTTGCGAGAGATCGCTTTGTACCACATGGTGAAACGGGGAAGGCGGTTGCGTATCTCTCGGACCAGACGCACTACTCTGTTGCGAAAGCTATGAGAATGCTTGGCTTCGATAAAGAGCAGATCCGACGATTGCCTGCGGATGAGGACTTTAGGCTTGACCCGGCTCTTCTGGCTCAGACGATTCAGGAGGATCGCAAAGCAGGTCTAATACCATTTTTGGTGGTTGGGACTTGTGGAACGACAAACACGGGCGCCATTGATCCTCTACCCAAAATCGCAGAGATTTGTAAAAGGGAACAGATCTGGCTGCACGTCGATGGCGCTTACGGCGCTTCAGCAACTCTATCCGCGACACGCCACGAGACAGTCGATGGACTCAAGTATGCCGACAGCATGTCGTGGGATGCTCACAAATGGCTCTTCCAAACCTACAGCTGcggtcttctcttggtgAAGGACAAAGCGAACTTGGTGAGAAGCTTTGCGAATGAAGGAGATTATCTCCGCGATGGTGTGGcgattgaagatgaggatattCCAAACTTTTGGAACTACAGCATGGAGCTCACGAGGCCTGCATCGCGGGCTATGAAGTTGTGGTTTACCTTGAGGGtcattggtgttgagaggaTTGGGGAGATGATTGATCATGGATTTGATCTTGCTGAGCGGGCGGAAGAGGAGTTGAGAAAACTACCTGACTGGGAGATTGTCAGCTCTGCTAGCTTGGGCGTTATAACATTCCGTTATGCGCCAGAGGGCTTGGCGGAAGATGAGCTCGAGACTATCAACACTGGTATTTCAAAGAGTCTCATCTCAAGTAACAAAGCTGGTATCCTAACCACCAAGGTTCGAGGGAAAGTAGCCTTGAGGGTTTGTGCACTGAGTCCGCAATTAGCACTCGACGACATGTCAGACATAATCCACGAAGCAAATCTCCTCGCCACAAAGAGCACAAAGAACGGAAACGGGTTAAAACACTAG
- a CDS encoding Alpha/Beta hydrolase protein: MAFSCSTYTTTRALTYSYIHIPPQLPNTQYFLFLHGFPSTSHHWRHQISFFKAKGYGIIAPDLLGFGETSRPTGLEMYKGEDMARDIVEILMSEGVGMMVGVAHDWGCFLLSRLANYHPERFSAYAYIDHGYMAPGRSLTTAASESVESLYFTTDEEINKKYKGALGGLRSWLTEGKTTKLPAHLTSEDRKHYEHAFSKEKGGYGPAINWYRASLRNINEEDERKITTAAHVLTHPTLLIASTNVITATMNIPEQMLPFVLDLIVEQVAGGHWLQLEKPDEVNEILDKFVARLETD, from the exons ATGGCCTTCTCGTGCTCAACCTATACTACAACGCGCGCACTCACCTATTCTTACATTCATATCCCGCCCCAGCTCCCAAACACTCAATACTTTCTCTTCCTACATGGCTTCCCCTCTACCTCGCATCACTGGCGCCATCAgatttccttcttcaaggcaAAAGGCTATGGCATCATAGCACCAGACTTACTTGGCTTCGGGGAGACGTCAAGACCGACTGGGTTAGAGATGTACAAGGGTGAGGATATGGCAAGGGATATTGTTGAAATCTTGATGTCAGAGGGCGTTGGAATGATGGTGGGCGTGGCACATGACTG GGGGTGCTTCCTTTTGTCACGACTAGCAAATTATCATCCTGAGCGCTTTTCGGCCTATGCGTACATCGACCACGGATACATGGCCCCTGGCCGTAGCCTCACTACCGCGGCG TCCGAATCGGTAGAGTCCCTCTACTTTACTACCGACGAAGAGATCAACAAGAAATACAAGGGCGCTCTGGGCGGTTTACGCTCTTGGTTGACCGAGGGCAAGACTACCAAGTTGCCAGCCCATTTGACATCAGAG GATCGCAAACATTATGAACACGCTTTCTCCAAGGAGAAAGGTGGCTATGGCCCTGCGATAAACTGGTATAGGGCTTCTCTGCGTAACATtaacgaagaagatgaacgaA AAATCACAACGGCTGCCCACGTCCTAACGCACCCAACCCTATTAATCGCGTCTACGAACGTCATTACTGCCACAATGAATATCCCAGAGCAGATGCTCCCTTTCGTGCTCGATCTCATAGTTGAGCAAGTTGCTGGTGGACATTGGCTGCAGTTAGAGAAGCCAGATGAAGTGAATGAAATTCTGGATAAGTTTGTAGCAAGGTTGGAAACCGATTAA